The window GGAAACTGAGGCTGGAGAGGAAGAGGAGACTCCGATTGAGCAGAGGAAACAGAGTCCTTCACCATAGCAACGAACCCTTCTTTTGGTACAGCCATTGtcattatctctctctctctatctgaCTCCTGTTTATTCTGtctgaaagattttttttatatcagaGAAGACAGAACAGGAGATTCAAAAAAAGGGCTAAAAGATACAATATGCAGTTAAAACATAACTATAAAAAGAACAAATCTTTTTCAGATTGAGAAGAGATCTAAAAGAGTTTGGTTTGAGGATGAGACAGAGATAGACTCTGTGAACATGCTGCTGCAAGTGAAGGGCTGTTTAGATTTTATGGGAAAGATTTAACCTTTTTAGGGTTTATGTGCTTCTCATTTCTGTCCTTTTATTTTCTCCaaatatcttttgttttgtttaaaagCGGTAACCGGTTCGAACCCGGTTCATCTGGATTTAATCAACCGGTCCGGTCCAAGGTTTGTAAAAATTGTAAATCGAGACGGTGAAGTAAGCCGACGAGCCTTATCCCGTCCAGTTACTTTCTCACAATCAAGGCTCGACGAAGATGTCTTGCTTGGTCGTCTCATCAACTTGCTCGCTCCTCCCCTTCGACTCTAGTCTCACTGGTTCAACTCGTTCCAGCAAACTCGGCTCTTCACTCTCATGGCAATCTTCATTTCCCAAATTCTCCATCGATATCGGCTCTGTTATTTCCTCTCCCATTGTCAAGAAGGTAAAGCCTTCTCATTGCGTTTCGTAATGCTCTGGCTTGTTTTAGCTTTGTTCTGTTCTTATTTTTGGAGCTTAATATGTGTTCTTGTATGTTTGAGCTTGTTCTGTAATTTCTGGTTTTGAAGTCAGAATCTAGGGTTCTTGTTGATTCTCTCTTCAAAGTTCATTTCTTTATCTGTAGGGTATGTAAAACTTCATTCAAAGTTTCATAATTGATCTAGCTTTGTGATGTTCTTGATTTTGTAGCTTAGTGTGTGTTTTTGAGCTTGTTTTGTAATTTCTGGGTTTGAAGTCAGAATCTAGGGTTCTTTTTGATTCTCTTCAAAGTTCATTACTTTATCTATAGGCTATGTAAAATTTCATTCAAAGTTTCTTTCTTTATCTATTTAAGGTGGTTCgtacaaatttttttcttacaagGTTTGTTTTGATGGGTTGTTTAGGACTCTTTTATTCAAGCTGCCTGGACTAGGAGATCACGTGGCGAAGCAGCGAAAAGACCCAACAAGAAGTCATGGAAGCAAAGAACTGACATGTACATGAGACCTTTCCTGCTCAACGTCTTCTTCTCCAGGAAGTTCATTCACGCCAAAGTTATGCATAGACCAACAAGCAAAGTCATCTCAGTGGCCACCACTAACGCAAGAGATATAAGGACGAATATACCTTCTCTTGTGGATGACGAAGCGTGCAGACTCATCGGCAAGCTCATAGCTGAGCGCTCAATGGAAGCAGACGTCTACGCTGTGTCCTATGAGCCAAGAAAG is drawn from Brassica rapa cultivar Chiifu-401-42 chromosome A05, CAAS_Brap_v3.01, whole genome shotgun sequence and contains these coding sequences:
- the LOC103869346 gene encoding 50S ribosomal protein L18, whose product is MSCLVVSSTCSLLPFDSSLTGSTRSSKLGSSLSWQSSFPKFSIDIGSVISSPIVKKDSFIQAAWTRRSRGEAAKRPNKKSWKQRTDMYMRPFLLNVFFSRKFIHAKVMHRPTSKVISVATTNARDIRTNIPSLVDDEACRLIGKLIAERSMEADVYAVSYEPRKGERIEGKLGIVIDTIKEHGIIFVP